In a genomic window of Polycladomyces abyssicola:
- a CDS encoding long-chain fatty acid--CoA ligase: MKGTMMQYPLTLPHLLERAGRYFGSVEIVTRMPDKSLHRYTYADFTRRARSLAQALRRAGLKKGDRVGTLMWNHYAHLEAYFGIPVSGGVLHTVNLRLHPNEIAYVINHGGDRFLIVDDVLLPLLEKVTDRIRVERVIVVPLTGQPVPSGYEDYEQFIREPADDFTYPKLDENDALGMCYTSGTTGRPKGVVYSHRAVVLHSFASAMADTLGVSGRDAVLPVVPMFHANAWGLPFTMTMVGAKQVYPGPHLDPVSLLDLMQEEQVTFSAGVPTIWFGIYRELEKRPGHWRLHPKLRTVVGGAAAPEALLRGMDRHGIQVVHAWGMTETTPLGTVSVLKPHLANLTEDEQYAYRTKQGIPVPFVDVRVVNEQGEVPPDGVTMGELQVRGPWIAGAYHDKPNIRDSFTEDGWFRTGDVATIDEEGYVKITDRTKDLIKSGGEWISSVDLENAIMAHPAVEEAAVIGIAHPKWQERPLAVVVKKEGATLTLEELHAFLTPKFAKWWLPDDVVFVAEIPRTSAGKFLKSQLREQFREHFMTKGVNT, encoded by the coding sequence GTGAAAGGAACGATGATGCAGTATCCCCTGACGTTGCCCCATCTGTTGGAAAGGGCCGGACGTTACTTCGGTTCGGTTGAGATCGTCACCAGAATGCCGGATAAAAGCTTGCACCGTTACACCTACGCCGACTTTACCCGCAGGGCCCGATCGCTGGCACAGGCGCTCCGGCGGGCGGGGTTGAAAAAAGGGGATCGCGTAGGCACGTTGATGTGGAACCATTATGCCCATCTGGAGGCGTATTTCGGCATTCCCGTTTCCGGCGGGGTATTGCATACGGTCAATCTTCGTTTGCATCCGAATGAAATCGCTTACGTGATCAACCACGGCGGGGATCGCTTCCTGATAGTGGACGATGTGTTGCTCCCGTTGTTGGAGAAAGTGACTGATCGCATCCGGGTGGAGCGCGTGATCGTCGTGCCGCTGACAGGTCAACCGGTGCCGTCCGGTTATGAGGATTATGAGCAGTTCATCCGGGAACCGGCCGACGATTTCACCTACCCTAAGCTGGATGAGAACGATGCGTTGGGCATGTGCTACACATCCGGCACGACGGGACGACCCAAAGGGGTGGTGTATTCACATCGGGCTGTGGTGCTGCATTCGTTCGCATCGGCGATGGCGGATACATTGGGGGTTTCCGGGCGTGATGCAGTGTTGCCGGTGGTGCCCATGTTTCACGCCAACGCCTGGGGCCTGCCGTTTACCATGACCATGGTGGGCGCCAAGCAGGTGTACCCTGGACCGCATCTTGACCCTGTCAGTCTGCTCGATCTGATGCAGGAGGAACAAGTGACGTTCTCCGCCGGGGTACCCACGATCTGGTTCGGTATTTACCGGGAATTGGAGAAACGGCCGGGGCATTGGCGTCTTCACCCCAAACTGCGGACGGTGGTGGGCGGGGCGGCCGCTCCGGAAGCGTTGTTGCGGGGGATGGACCGCCACGGCATCCAGGTGGTGCATGCGTGGGGCATGACGGAAACGACACCCCTCGGCACGGTGTCGGTGTTGAAGCCGCACTTGGCCAACCTGACGGAAGATGAGCAATACGCCTACCGTACCAAACAGGGCATCCCCGTGCCGTTTGTGGACGTACGGGTGGTCAACGAGCAGGGAGAGGTACCGCCCGACGGTGTTACGATGGGTGAGCTGCAAGTGAGAGGGCCGTGGATTGCTGGGGCGTATCACGATAAGCCAAATATTCGCGATTCGTTCACGGAAGACGGTTGGTTCCGAACCGGCGACGTGGCGACGATTGATGAAGAAGGGTACGTCAAAATCACCGACCGAACCAAGGACCTCATCAAATCGGGCGGAGAATGGATCAGCTCCGTCGATTTGGAAAACGCGATCATGGCGCATCCCGCCGTGGAGGAAGCTGCTGTTATCGGAATCGCGCATCCCAAATGGCAGGAACGTCCACTGGCGGTGGTGGTGAAAAAAGAGGGGGCGACATTGACGCTGGAGGAATTGCATGCGTTTCTGACACCGAAATTCGCCAAATGGTGGTTACCGGACGATGTCGTTTTCGTGGCGGAAATCCCGCGTACGTCGGCGGGTAAATTCCTCAAATCCCAGTTGCGTGAACAATTTCGCGAGCACTTTATGACCAAGGGGGTAAACACTTGA
- a CDS encoding DinB family protein: protein MSHDLVMQFEMTRGRLQQFLNSTSKAIADQMPKGFNNTIRWNVGHILTIADAFFGLKMLPADYKDLFWKGTKPADWTGEVPSLETLASQLQKQTSQIKETFAERLNEKLAKPIHLNGYQIETIGSVFSFNNMHEAVHLGYMNALKRAIEGQ from the coding sequence ATGAGTCATGATTTGGTCATGCAATTTGAAATGACCCGAGGACGTTTGCAACAGTTTTTAAACTCAACCTCCAAAGCCATAGCTGATCAAATGCCGAAAGGGTTTAACAATACGATTCGCTGGAATGTAGGTCATATCTTGACGATCGCGGACGCATTTTTTGGTTTGAAAATGCTCCCTGCGGACTATAAGGATTTATTCTGGAAGGGAACGAAACCTGCGGATTGGACCGGAGAAGTCCCCTCATTGGAAACGTTAGCTTCTCAGTTGCAGAAACAAACATCACAAATCAAAGAAACATTTGCCGAACGGTTAAATGAGAAGTTGGCGAAACCGATTCATCTCAACGGTTATCAAATTGAAACAATCGGTTCAGTGTTTAGTTTCAATAATATGCATGAAGCTGTACATCTGGGTTATATGAATGCATTAAAGCGTGCTATTGAAGGGCAATAA
- a CDS encoding NAD(P)H-dependent flavin oxidoreductase produces the protein MHHKLPPHIADQLVLPVIAAPMFLVSSPDMVIESCKAGIIGSFPLLNARTVDILDDWMKRITEELKSIWKEHPNRRVAPWAVNLIVHRTNKRYEDDFNLIKKYQPPIVITSLGDPTPVVNVVHEYGGLVFSDVSTLYHAKKAARTGVDGLVLVCSGAGGHAGTINPFAFVGEVREFWDGITILAGSLSSGRDILAAKTLGVDLAYLGTRFIPASESFASEDYKRMLIESTLDDLIYTDAFSGVNANYLKPSIRRAGLDPDRLQKKEAVDFSDLNQTDAKAWRDIWSAGQGVGQIKRVQPVAEIVADLRREYEEALGNFRRASLELF, from the coding sequence ATGCATCACAAACTGCCTCCACACATCGCAGACCAATTAGTTTTACCTGTCATTGCTGCCCCGATGTTTCTTGTTTCGAGCCCAGATATGGTGATCGAAAGTTGTAAAGCGGGGATTATCGGCTCCTTTCCGTTGTTGAATGCGCGTACGGTCGATATCTTGGATGACTGGATGAAACGTATTACCGAAGAACTGAAGAGTATATGGAAGGAACATCCAAACCGCCGCGTTGCCCCTTGGGCGGTGAATTTGATCGTACACCGTACAAATAAACGGTATGAGGACGATTTCAATCTTATCAAAAAATACCAGCCGCCGATTGTGATTACATCGCTTGGAGACCCCACACCTGTGGTTAACGTCGTGCATGAGTATGGCGGACTTGTCTTTTCAGATGTCAGTACACTTTACCACGCGAAGAAAGCGGCCCGGACCGGAGTCGATGGATTGGTTCTTGTTTGTTCCGGGGCAGGGGGGCATGCTGGAACGATTAACCCCTTTGCTTTTGTCGGAGAAGTTCGGGAATTTTGGGACGGAATTACTATCTTGGCCGGAAGTTTATCCAGTGGGCGGGATATTCTCGCCGCTAAGACTCTAGGGGTGGATTTGGCTTATTTGGGAACCCGTTTTATCCCCGCTTCCGAGAGTTTTGCGAGTGAAGACTACAAAAGGATGCTGATCGAATCAACGCTCGACGATTTAATTTATACGGATGCCTTCAGTGGAGTGAATGCCAACTACCTCAAGCCGAGTATTCGAAGAGCCGGTCTTGACCCGGATCGCCTCCAGAAGAAAGAAGCCGTCGATTTCTCGGATTTGAATCAGACCGATGCAAAAGCATGGAGGGATATCTGGTCTGCAGGGCAAGGTGTAGGGCAGATCAAGCGGGTACAACCCGTTGCTGAAATCGTGGCAGATCTCCGGCGAGAGTACGAGGAAGCCCTCGGAAATTTCCGTCGTGCATCTCTTGAGCTTTTCTGA
- a CDS encoding DUF4179 domain-containing protein: MICSKQSLLEQWWDGSLEKKEVPDLEQHLQSCSACQTHLAKLKKEKQVVEEWLSEPVLPDSFTEQIMVQIRELLPEQENEPVIPIKKKRARRRRMALVIGSTVAILAIFLGIWTAVSPAFANFVKKSIFLIDRFDSHDGGLKLAAKNGFSAPLNKKITSSGYTVELQEVIADPSRITVDFQIRDANGKLVLYVLDNDNHSPIASLVDENGKVLAYGHDNTGNSNQHRLTLIPTEPLPNKATLRISANVLRQFNLHHEKIIKGSWNVSIPLQLDKGISSTRVAHINQTRTFHGVDVQLDDFLYSPSAMSIQYSLKQNEQEKKQLQRIAKQFPQRDYSPKMYYEITDTQGKSLAYLTHDDLPGKREENHLNSAVQKIGVGEISKKDLYNPHPLKKGYLFRLKGIVKKEATDAHITFNPQTVSQQPVSFNYKGNLITITYAGHEPSKGSHNHNLAVNVELKPVNNYLGSMDWHFVDDKGKVHNFYGSAENKNGVYHYTLVIDDIVDAPKQLTLVMDAIDHYYPVDWEVPFHFSK, from the coding sequence ATGATTTGTTCAAAACAAAGTCTTCTTGAGCAGTGGTGGGACGGGTCTTTAGAGAAGAAAGAAGTCCCGGATTTGGAACAACACCTTCAGTCCTGTTCGGCATGCCAAACTCATTTAGCTAAGCTAAAAAAAGAAAAACAAGTGGTGGAAGAATGGTTAAGCGAACCCGTGTTGCCCGACTCTTTCACCGAGCAGATCATGGTCCAGATTCGGGAACTGCTACCTGAGCAGGAAAACGAACCGGTCATACCTATAAAGAAAAAAAGGGCTCGGCGCAGAAGAATGGCGCTGGTGATCGGTTCCACCGTAGCGATTTTAGCGATATTCCTTGGGATCTGGACGGCAGTGTCACCTGCGTTTGCAAACTTTGTCAAGAAGAGCATTTTTCTGATCGATCGGTTCGATTCCCATGATGGCGGATTGAAGCTAGCCGCAAAAAACGGGTTTAGTGCCCCTCTTAACAAAAAAATAACCAGTTCGGGGTATACGGTCGAATTGCAAGAAGTGATTGCCGACCCTTCCCGCATTACGGTTGATTTCCAAATCAGAGACGCAAATGGAAAATTGGTTCTCTATGTATTGGACAATGATAACCATTCTCCCATTGCATCTCTGGTGGACGAAAATGGGAAAGTTCTGGCGTATGGCCATGACAATACTGGGAATTCCAACCAACATCGCCTTACCCTTATTCCCACGGAGCCCCTGCCAAACAAAGCAACACTACGGATATCGGCGAATGTATTGCGCCAATTCAATCTGCATCATGAAAAAATAATCAAAGGGAGCTGGAATGTGTCTATACCGCTACAGCTAGACAAAGGTATATCCTCTACCAGAGTCGCTCACATTAATCAAACGCGGACTTTTCATGGTGTAGATGTCCAGTTGGATGACTTTTTATACTCACCAAGCGCGATGTCTATACAATACTCGTTAAAGCAAAATGAACAAGAAAAGAAACAGCTTCAACGAATCGCAAAACAATTCCCACAACGTGATTATTCACCGAAAATGTATTATGAAATTACGGATACTCAAGGAAAAAGCCTTGCTTACCTTACCCATGATGACCTACCCGGCAAGAGAGAGGAAAATCACCTTAACAGTGCCGTACAGAAAATTGGCGTTGGAGAGATTTCCAAGAAGGATCTGTACAATCCTCATCCACTGAAGAAAGGATACCTCTTCCGATTAAAAGGAATTGTGAAAAAAGAAGCTACAGATGCCCACATCACATTTAACCCACAAACTGTCTCGCAACAGCCTGTATCGTTTAACTACAAAGGAAATTTGATCACCATCACTTACGCGGGGCATGAGCCTTCAAAAGGTTCACACAACCACAATCTTGCTGTAAATGTAGAGTTAAAGCCGGTTAACAATTATCTGGGCTCAATGGATTGGCACTTTGTCGACGACAAAGGGAAAGTACACAACTTCTATGGTAGTGCAGAGAATAAAAATGGCGTTTATCATTATACGCTGGTCATTGATGATATTGTAGACGCTCCCAAACAGCTTACCCTTGTTATGGATGCGATCGACCATTATTACCCGGTTGATTGGGAAGTTCCCTTTCATTTTTCGAAATAG
- a CDS encoding RNA polymerase sigma factor: MRDESQWVQEVLQGNKEAFAFIIDRYKQRIYAFIYRICRNKHDAQDWTQEVFIRAYRYLQSYRQDKPFSAWIYKIAVNTCNTQLQKKKAYTRETIEEIPATNTTDSPEEMVVSRERKKELQQALDQLPEHYRMVIMLRYMDELSYKE; the protein is encoded by the coding sequence TTGCGTGATGAATCGCAGTGGGTGCAAGAGGTGCTACAAGGAAACAAAGAAGCTTTTGCCTTCATCATCGACCGATATAAACAGCGCATCTACGCATTCATATATCGCATATGCCGGAATAAGCATGACGCCCAAGACTGGACACAAGAAGTATTTATTCGCGCTTACCGCTATTTACAAAGTTATCGCCAGGATAAGCCCTTTTCCGCATGGATTTATAAAATCGCGGTAAACACATGCAACACGCAACTACAAAAAAAGAAAGCCTACACGAGGGAAACGATTGAAGAAATTCCGGCAACAAATACGACGGACAGTCCCGAAGAGATGGTGGTCAGTCGCGAAAGAAAAAAAGAATTGCAACAAGCTTTAGACCAACTGCCGGAACACTATCGTATGGTGATCATGCTCCGGTATATGGATGAGTTGAGTTATAAGGAATAG
- a CDS encoding helix-turn-helix transcriptional regulator, whose product MSKLKEARTSAGLTQKALAEKSGLSVNVIRSLEQGKKEWTRELAEQLAPHLGVSVEALIRSGKKADSATSKKKQTKPSSAQTTPKKRTRKKSKRETASSLIRMAKELVTMVDDASIPEPYHHEVLKMAYRLSNIGTEMQGKE is encoded by the coding sequence ATGAGCAAACTGAAAGAAGCGAGAACGTCAGCAGGATTGACACAAAAAGCATTGGCGGAGAAATCGGGACTCAGTGTAAATGTTATCCGCTCACTGGAACAGGGAAAAAAAGAGTGGACCCGGGAATTAGCCGAGCAATTGGCTCCTCATCTGGGCGTGTCGGTCGAGGCGCTGATACGGTCGGGGAAAAAAGCGGACTCCGCCACATCTAAGAAAAAACAAACGAAACCATCCTCTGCTCAGACCACACCCAAGAAACGAACGAGAAAGAAAAGCAAGCGAGAGACAGCCTCCTCTCTGATTCGAATGGCCAAGGAACTGGTCACGATGGTGGATGATGCATCGATCCCGGAGCCGTATCATCATGAGGTGTTGAAAATGGCGTACCGATTGAGCAACATCGGAACGGAGATGCAGGGGAAAGAGTGA
- the gcvPB gene encoding aminomethyl-transferring glycine dehydrogenase subunit GcvPB — protein MNKEKALIFEMSQPGRVAYSLPESDVPEIPLEEAIPEEMLRETPAELPEVSELDLIRHYTELSRRNYGVDNGFYPLGSCTMKYNPKVNEDMARLPGFAKIHPYQPEETVQGALQLLYELQRDLAEITGMDQVTLQSAAGAQGEWTGLMMIRAYHESRGESQRNKVIVPDSAHGTNPASATVAGFETITVKSNEKGHVDVEALKQVVGEDTAALMLTNPNTLGLFEEQIREIADIVHEAGGLLYYDGANANAILGIARPGDMGFDVVHLNLHKTFTTPHGGGGPGAGPVGVKKELIPFLPTPIVEKGENGYYLKEDLPNSIGRVKGFHGNFGILVRAYTYIRTMGPDGLRQVSENAVLNANYVMRRLEPYYDLPYPQHCKHEFVLSGKRQKKLGVRTLDIAKRLLDYGFHPPTIYFPLIVDECLMIEPTETESKETLDRFIEAMIQIAQEVENHPEVVQEAPHNTIVKRLDEVTAARKPILRWQKSQEVKA, from the coding sequence ATGAACAAGGAAAAGGCGCTGATTTTCGAGATGAGCCAACCCGGGAGGGTGGCGTACAGCCTGCCGGAATCCGATGTGCCGGAAATCCCGTTGGAAGAGGCGATTCCGGAAGAAATGCTCCGTGAAACTCCGGCCGAATTGCCGGAGGTGTCCGAGCTGGATTTGATCCGACACTACACCGAGTTGTCCCGTCGCAACTACGGGGTGGACAATGGATTTTATCCGCTCGGTTCCTGCACGATGAAATACAACCCCAAAGTAAATGAAGATATGGCCCGTCTGCCCGGTTTTGCCAAGATCCATCCGTACCAGCCGGAGGAGACGGTGCAGGGTGCATTGCAGTTGCTGTATGAACTGCAACGGGATCTGGCCGAGATTACGGGCATGGATCAGGTGACGCTCCAGTCCGCGGCAGGAGCCCAAGGTGAATGGACCGGCCTGATGATGATTCGGGCCTACCATGAAAGCCGCGGTGAATCACAGCGGAACAAAGTGATCGTGCCTGACTCCGCGCACGGCACCAACCCGGCCAGCGCAACGGTTGCCGGATTTGAAACGATCACCGTGAAATCCAACGAAAAAGGACATGTAGACGTGGAAGCCCTCAAACAAGTGGTGGGGGAAGACACAGCAGCACTGATGCTGACCAACCCCAACACGCTGGGATTGTTTGAGGAGCAGATCCGGGAGATCGCCGACATCGTCCACGAAGCAGGGGGCCTCCTCTACTACGACGGGGCCAACGCCAACGCCATCCTCGGCATCGCACGTCCGGGGGATATGGGCTTTGACGTGGTGCACCTCAACCTGCACAAAACATTCACCACCCCGCATGGCGGCGGCGGTCCGGGGGCGGGGCCGGTCGGCGTGAAAAAAGAGCTGATTCCGTTTCTGCCGACACCGATTGTGGAAAAAGGGGAAAACGGCTACTACCTGAAAGAGGACCTGCCCAACTCCATCGGTCGGGTCAAAGGGTTCCACGGCAACTTCGGCATCCTGGTGCGCGCCTACACGTACATTCGTACAATGGGGCCGGACGGATTGCGCCAGGTATCCGAAAACGCAGTACTGAATGCCAACTACGTGATGCGCCGTCTGGAGCCGTACTATGACCTGCCGTATCCGCAACACTGCAAGCACGAGTTCGTGCTTTCGGGCAAACGGCAGAAAAAACTGGGTGTGCGCACGTTGGATATCGCCAAACGGTTGTTGGACTACGGTTTCCATCCGCCGACCATCTACTTCCCGCTCATCGTGGACGAATGTCTCATGATCGAGCCGACGGAAACGGAAAGCAAGGAAACGCTGGACCGTTTCATCGAGGCGATGATCCAAATCGCGCAGGAAGTAGAAAACCATCCGGAAGTGGTGCAGGAAGCGCCGCACAACACGATTGTCAAGCGCCTGGACGAGGTGACCGCGGCGCGCAAACCGATCCTGCGCTGGCAAAAATCGCAGGAAGTGAAAGCATAA
- a CDS encoding DUF423 domain-containing protein: MRLFLLLGSLNMFLSIALGAFGAHGLEGKVSERMMEIWRTGAHYHIVHGLALIAIGLLADRFGGSGLITTAGWLILVGIVLFSGSLYAMVLTNVTKLGAITPIGGVAFLAGWVCVFLAAWKQMG; this comes from the coding sequence ATGCGTCTGTTTCTGTTGTTAGGCAGTTTGAACATGTTTTTGAGCATCGCGTTGGGTGCATTCGGCGCACACGGTCTCGAAGGTAAGGTCTCGGAACGGATGATGGAGATTTGGCGAACCGGTGCGCACTATCACATCGTACACGGGTTGGCACTCATCGCCATTGGCTTATTGGCGGATCGCTTCGGCGGCAGCGGACTGATCACCACAGCAGGCTGGCTGATCCTGGTGGGGATTGTGCTCTTTTCCGGCAGTCTTTACGCCATGGTGCTCACCAATGTGACCAAGCTGGGTGCCATCACGCCGATCGGCGGTGTCGCCTTCTTGGCCGGGTGGGTGTGCGTGTTTCTCGCCGCGTGGAAACAGATGGGATGA
- the fni gene encoding type 2 isopentenyl-diphosphate Delta-isomerase: MSQNQEPTKKRKAEHIEIVLHRKVTGQGITTGLERYRFRHEALPEINFADISLSTSFLGKPMKAPLLISSMTGGTNEAFQINKNLAQAAEEHGWAMGLGSVRAAIEHPETAYTFRIRKYAPHIPLLANLGAVQLQYGYDVDDCRSIIELTEADALVLHLNAMQEVFQPEGNTRFAHLLSKIEKLCHTLEVPVGVKEVGMGIHGGLAKRLFDVGVQFVDVAGAGGTSWILVEKHRSRDPILTAAAEAFADWGLPTADCIREARQQVPAGYLIASGGLSNGVEVAKAIALGADLAGFGRSLLRAATESTPEAISQQLQRIETELRIAMFGIGVANIPSLKGTDRILRVDD; the protein is encoded by the coding sequence ATGTCTCAGAACCAAGAACCGACCAAAAAACGAAAAGCGGAACACATCGAGATCGTCCTACATCGAAAGGTAACCGGCCAGGGCATTACCACAGGTCTGGAGCGATATCGTTTCCGCCATGAAGCCTTGCCCGAGATCAACTTTGCGGATATCTCCCTCTCCACCTCTTTTTTGGGCAAACCGATGAAAGCCCCGCTGTTGATCAGCAGCATGACCGGCGGGACGAATGAAGCGTTTCAGATCAACAAAAACCTCGCCCAAGCCGCCGAAGAACACGGTTGGGCGATGGGTCTGGGCTCCGTACGGGCGGCGATCGAACATCCGGAGACGGCCTATACCTTTCGAATCCGAAAATACGCGCCACACATCCCGCTGCTCGCCAATCTGGGTGCGGTTCAGCTCCAATACGGCTATGATGTGGATGATTGCCGCAGCATCATCGAACTGACCGAAGCTGATGCATTGGTTTTACATCTAAACGCCATGCAGGAAGTATTTCAGCCGGAGGGAAACACCCGATTCGCCCACCTTCTGAGCAAAATCGAAAAGCTTTGCCATACGCTGGAAGTGCCGGTCGGTGTCAAGGAAGTGGGGATGGGGATTCACGGCGGTTTGGCCAAACGACTTTTCGATGTGGGGGTTCAATTCGTCGATGTGGCAGGTGCCGGCGGGACTTCGTGGATTTTGGTCGAAAAACACCGGTCCCGCGATCCAATCCTAACAGCCGCTGCGGAAGCATTCGCCGATTGGGGTCTGCCCACCGCCGACTGCATCCGGGAGGCACGGCAACAAGTCCCCGCCGGTTACCTGATCGCCAGCGGCGGATTGTCCAATGGTGTGGAAGTGGCCAAAGCAATCGCATTGGGTGCCGACTTGGCCGGATTCGGACGCTCCCTTTTGCGTGCAGCGACCGAATCTACACCCGAGGCGATCTCCCAACAGTTACAACGGATCGAAACGGAATTGCGCATCGCCATGTTCGGGATCGGTGTCGCCAATATACCGTCATTGAAGGGAACAGACCGGATTTTGCGGGTGGATGATTGA
- a CDS encoding acyl-CoA dehydrogenase family protein, with amino-acid sequence MINYSRYEDGTELNWYESDPTMRYYAHRYLPHLMEWGESRLVELGAYTAGPMERRARHTDRDGAPRLIRYDRQGREINEVWYNEGYLATVGDCFEFGVVGLRYRDDVPHKVPFFYTQLMHILMSEAETGFTCPVTLTMAVAFVLEKFGTDEQKRRYLSRLASMDRRTLEQGATFLTEIQGGSDVGATQTRAVACGDHYELTGEKWFASNCDAGVAITLARVNDRPGTAGLGLFLLPRYLENGEQNRISIRRLKDKLGVRAVASGELILDRAVGYLIGEPDQGFKYMAEALNISRMCTATGALAISRRAFLEAAVYTSKREAFGRTIIDYPMVRETLLNIIADIEAAWAMVARMIQLFDDCHTYGKGDAEKRTLLRLLLSMSKYRCSEQAVLHAKQALELHGGNGYIEEYVTPRLLRDAQVNTVWEGTSNIMGLEVLKTLGKEAGERTGESVILREIRETLDTVVLPELAEAVACVKEQTDNVKTDMAVLLEAPPMVQNAHARRFMDKLTDLYCAARLLEEAQYAKKETGSERLVHIAHYWINRTYRPYMYDIRGQEIPSIDLFDIAVRYAEQAHADQR; translated from the coding sequence TTGATCAACTACAGCCGATACGAAGACGGGACTGAACTCAATTGGTACGAGAGCGACCCAACCATGCGGTATTATGCACACCGGTATCTCCCTCATCTGATGGAGTGGGGCGAGTCGCGCTTGGTGGAGTTAGGTGCGTATACGGCAGGACCGATGGAACGGCGCGCCCGTCATACCGATCGTGACGGCGCTCCTCGACTGATACGCTATGATCGACAAGGACGCGAAATCAACGAAGTGTGGTACAACGAAGGATATCTGGCAACGGTGGGTGACTGTTTCGAGTTCGGCGTGGTGGGGTTACGGTACAGAGACGACGTGCCCCACAAAGTCCCGTTTTTCTACACCCAGCTGATGCACATCCTGATGTCTGAGGCGGAGACCGGTTTCACGTGTCCGGTCACGCTGACGATGGCGGTGGCATTTGTATTGGAGAAGTTTGGGACGGACGAGCAAAAGCGCCGGTATCTGTCACGCCTGGCCAGCATGGATCGGCGTACACTGGAACAAGGGGCCACGTTTTTGACGGAAATTCAGGGTGGCTCCGACGTGGGCGCGACGCAAACCCGCGCGGTGGCCTGCGGCGATCACTATGAGTTGACGGGAGAGAAATGGTTTGCCAGCAACTGTGACGCAGGTGTAGCTATCACATTGGCCAGGGTGAACGACCGGCCGGGCACCGCGGGTTTGGGACTGTTTCTGCTCCCGCGTTACTTGGAAAATGGTGAACAAAACCGGATCTCCATCCGCCGGCTCAAGGACAAGCTGGGTGTACGGGCAGTGGCCAGTGGAGAATTGATTTTGGATCGGGCGGTCGGCTATCTGATCGGTGAGCCGGATCAGGGGTTCAAATATATGGCGGAAGCATTGAACATCTCCCGTATGTGCACAGCGACGGGCGCGCTCGCTATCTCTCGCCGCGCCTTTTTGGAGGCAGCCGTATATACGTCCAAACGAGAAGCATTCGGCCGGACGATCATCGATTATCCGATGGTGCGGGAAACCTTGCTGAACATCATCGCGGACATCGAGGCGGCATGGGCGATGGTAGCCCGCATGATACAACTTTTCGACGACTGCCACACCTACGGGAAAGGAGATGCGGAAAAACGCACATTGCTTCGACTGCTGTTGTCGATGAGCAAGTACCGTTGCAGCGAACAAGCGGTTCTTCATGCCAAACAAGCACTGGAGTTGCACGGGGGGAACGGGTATATCGAGGAGTATGTCACTCCCCGTCTGTTGCGGGATGCACAAGTGAACACGGTTTGGGAAGGGACGTCCAACATCATGGGCCTGGAAGTGTTGAAAACGCTGGGCAAAGAGGCGGGGGAAAGAACCGGTGAGAGCGTAATCTTGCGGGAGATTCGGGAAACATTGGACACGGTCGTTTTGCCGGAACTGGCCGAAGCCGTCGCCTGTGTGAAGGAGCAGACGGACAATGTGAAAACGGATATGGCGGTGCTTCTCGAAGCCCCTCCCATGGTTCAAAATGCTCACGCCCGCCGTTTCATGGATAAACTGACCGATCTGTATTGTGCGGCCCGTCTGTTGGAGGAGGCGCAGTACGCCAAGAAGGAAACCGGGTCAGAACGGCTCGTCCACATCGCCCATTACTGGATCAATCGGACCTACCGCCCTTACATGTACGATATTCGCGGACAGGAAATCCCCAGCATTGACTTGTTTGATATCGCGGTACGGTATGCGGAGCAGGCCCATGCGGATCAGCGATGA